The proteins below come from a single Roseiflexus sp. RS-1 genomic window:
- a CDS encoding FtsX-like permease family protein, producing the protein MPLTLLKTSIRYIVRHPWQFGLAILGVALGVAVVVSIDLANDSARRAFLLSTETLTGRTTHRITGGPSGVPEEVYRRLRLELGVRLAAPLVEGEAVARDRSGLTLRILGIDPVVEAPFRPWITGASGDNAGLDRTPSAQEGCQGFGCYSILMTRPNAALISAETAREAGIVSGARLPLMIGATTVEAEIVGLLEPADDASRRALDGLLIVDIATAQEWMGSVGRLSTIDLIIPDGAEGEALVQRMTAVLPPGVRIERPEERSNAVQQMTAAFELNLSALSLLALVVGTFLIYNTMTFSVVQRRGMIGTLRCIGVSQRQILALTLGEALLIGLIGALAGLALGVALGRGLVGLVTQTINDLYFAVTVRSVDVAPGVLLKGFALGVAATLAAAAVPAAEATLTPPRTVLRRSSYEDRARRAVQLAALAGVALMLIGLGLLTVPGRSLTLSFGGLLALTVGAAALTPLVMQGLATVTRPVAGRIFGLLGRMAARDIVASLSRTSVAVAALMIAVSVTIGVGLMVSSFRTTVERWLENTIRADIFVSAPSARGNRLDSPLPEEAIQRILEAPGIERYRRYRSATIESSVGPLLTIALDVAPADHRVFQWVGAVDESAVWQAFAGGAALISEPLAYRHNLCPGDTLTLLTDRGERQFPIAGVFYDYGSDQGVAMIDLAVYRELWDDQRLSSLGLYVAPGVDVDELVRDLRARMPPGLAVNIVSNRGLRETSMAIFDRTFAITTVLQLLATIVAFIGILAALMALQLERARDMGVLRANGLTPRQLWGLVIGQTELMGLFAGVLAIPVGVMMAAVLVYVINRRSFGWTLLFELNGALFVQAVAVAVVAALLAGLYPAWRMGRTSPALALREE; encoded by the coding sequence ATGCCGTTGACACTTCTGAAAACGTCGATCCGCTACATTGTGCGCCATCCGTGGCAGTTTGGTCTGGCGATCCTGGGAGTTGCGCTCGGGGTCGCGGTTGTCGTCTCGATCGACCTGGCGAACGATAGCGCGCGCCGGGCATTTCTGCTCTCAACCGAGACGCTCACCGGTCGCACAACCCACCGCATCACCGGTGGTCCATCAGGTGTGCCGGAGGAGGTGTACCGCCGGTTGCGGCTTGAATTGGGGGTGCGTCTGGCGGCGCCGCTGGTTGAAGGTGAAGCGGTTGCGCGGGATCGTAGCGGACTGACGCTGCGCATTCTGGGGATCGACCCGGTGGTGGAGGCGCCATTCCGCCCCTGGATCACCGGCGCATCCGGTGATAACGCCGGACTCGACCGCACGCCGTCGGCGCAGGAGGGGTGCCAGGGTTTTGGGTGCTACAGCATACTGATGACGCGCCCCAACGCAGCGCTCATTTCGGCGGAAACTGCGCGTGAAGCCGGCATTGTCAGCGGTGCGCGCCTGCCGCTCATGATCGGCGCAACGACGGTCGAGGCGGAAATTGTGGGGTTGCTGGAGCCAGCCGACGATGCCAGCCGGCGCGCGCTTGACGGCTTGCTGATCGTTGATATTGCCACGGCGCAGGAGTGGATGGGAAGCGTCGGCAGATTGAGCACCATCGACCTGATCATTCCCGATGGCGCTGAAGGGGAGGCGCTGGTGCAGCGCATGACCGCCGTGTTGCCGCCGGGTGTGCGCATCGAGCGCCCCGAAGAGCGCAGCAACGCCGTGCAACAGATGACAGCAGCATTCGAACTCAACCTTTCGGCGCTCAGTCTGCTGGCGCTGGTCGTTGGCACGTTTCTGATCTACAACACCATGACCTTCTCGGTGGTGCAGCGGCGCGGCATGATCGGAACGCTGCGCTGCATCGGCGTATCGCAGCGGCAGATACTGGCGCTGACGCTGGGAGAAGCGCTGCTGATCGGGTTGATCGGCGCGCTGGCGGGTCTGGCGCTGGGGGTGGCGCTGGGGCGCGGTCTGGTCGGGTTGGTGACGCAGACGATCAACGACCTCTATTTTGCCGTCACGGTGCGTTCGGTTGATGTCGCGCCCGGCGTGCTTCTCAAAGGGTTCGCGCTCGGCGTTGCGGCGACGCTGGCGGCTGCGGCGGTTCCTGCTGCCGAAGCGACGCTGACGCCGCCGCGCACCGTGCTGCGCCGCTCATCGTATGAGGATCGGGCGCGTCGCGCGGTGCAACTGGCGGCGCTGGCAGGTGTGGCGCTCATGCTGATCGGGTTGGGTCTGCTCACCGTGCCGGGGCGCAGTCTGACGCTGAGTTTTGGCGGATTGCTGGCGTTGACCGTCGGCGCAGCAGCGTTGACGCCGCTGGTGATGCAGGGACTTGCCACTGTGACACGACCGGTCGCCGGACGCATCTTCGGCTTGCTGGGGCGCATGGCAGCGCGTGACATCGTGGCATCCCTCAGTCGTACCTCGGTCGCTGTCGCCGCGCTCATGATTGCTGTCTCCGTAACGATTGGCGTCGGTCTGATGGTGAGCAGTTTCCGCACGACGGTTGAACGCTGGCTGGAGAATACCATTCGCGCGGATATATTCGTGTCTGCGCCGAGTGCGCGCGGTAACCGCCTCGACTCGCCATTGCCGGAAGAAGCGATCCAGCGCATTCTCGAAGCGCCGGGCATCGAGCGGTACCGGCGCTACCGCAGCGCCACCATCGAGAGCAGCGTTGGACCGCTGTTGACGATTGCGCTGGATGTGGCGCCAGCGGATCATCGGGTGTTCCAGTGGGTCGGCGCTGTCGATGAGTCTGCTGTCTGGCAGGCGTTCGCCGGGGGCGCGGCGCTGATCTCGGAGCCGCTGGCGTACCGCCACAACCTGTGCCCCGGTGATACGCTCACGCTGCTGACCGACCGCGGTGAACGGCAATTTCCGATTGCCGGCGTCTTCTACGATTACGGCAGCGATCAGGGTGTGGCGATGATCGACCTTGCGGTGTACCGCGAACTGTGGGACGACCAGCGACTCTCATCGCTCGGACTGTATGTTGCGCCAGGAGTGGATGTCGATGAACTGGTGCGCGATCTGCGCGCGCGGATGCCGCCCGGTCTTGCGGTCAATATCGTCTCGAACCGTGGGCTGCGCGAGACATCGATGGCGATTTTTGATCGCACATTTGCGATTACAACGGTGCTGCAACTGCTGGCGACGATTGTAGCCTTCATCGGCATTCTTGCGGCGCTCATGGCGCTGCAACTCGAACGGGCGCGCGACATGGGCGTGCTGCGTGCCAACGGGCTGACGCCGCGCCAGTTGTGGGGGCTGGTCATCGGGCAAACCGAGCTTATGGGGTTGTTCGCGGGGGTGCTGGCGATTCCGGTGGGGGTAATGATGGCGGCTGTACTGGTGTACGTCATCAACCGCCGCTCATTCGGATGGACGCTGCTCTTCGAGTTGAACGGCGCGCTGTTTGTGCAGGCGGTGGCAGTGGCCGTCGTTGCTGCGCTGCTGGCGGGGCTGTACCCGGCATGGCGCATGGGGCGAACGTCGCCGGCGCTGGCGCTGCGGGAGGAGTGA
- a CDS encoding amidohydrolase, translated as MKTPRLILTGATVYPIIAEPIRDGAVAIGDDRILAVGRSEAVEALAGASTRVVRLPPEYAVLPAFHDSHQHLLSYVRSRTRVPLWDTTSIPALLERLRAAAERRPAGSWIVAVGHDQGRLAERRHPTLAELDAAVPAHPLLVYRACNHMALANSMALARAGVTPATPDPPGGRIERDDHGNLTGVLLEAAMSLVAGAVEAPAIDWQSGLRDAAREYHRRGIVAVGEAALGHVNGVRDLEIVADAIRGGGIGLRMYVMAYGDVAAQMLEAAEAGAWREVWRDDGWLRFGAIKYFADGTLGGGTAWLTEEYGDEPGNRGFPLLAAEELDARVLRAHRAGFQVAIHAIGDAAVTMALDAYERALTVLPRSDHRHRIEHVEVIHPGLPERFARLRVVAAIQSCFTFWEEGDVTRLGPELAPWGHAWGALQRAGVVLANGSDNPVLPDFAPLQGIAAAVTRMAHNGRRIAPHQAIGLMDAIRSYTWGSAYAAFAERDQGALAPGRYADIAVLSESLLDVEPERSARVPVVMTVAGGTVVYEQ; from the coding sequence ATGAAGACACCCCGTCTCATCCTTACCGGTGCGACGGTCTATCCGATCATCGCTGAGCCGATCCGTGACGGCGCGGTTGCGATTGGCGACGACCGTATTCTTGCAGTCGGGCGATCTGAGGCTGTCGAGGCGCTGGCGGGAGCCTCCACGCGGGTGGTTCGTCTTCCGCCGGAGTATGCCGTCCTCCCGGCGTTCCACGATTCGCACCAGCATTTGCTGAGTTATGTGCGCAGCCGCACTCGCGTGCCGCTGTGGGATACGACCAGCATTCCGGCGCTGCTGGAGCGCCTGCGCGCGGCTGCGGAACGTCGCCCCGCCGGATCGTGGATTGTCGCCGTCGGGCACGACCAGGGGCGGCTGGCGGAACGTCGCCATCCGACGCTGGCGGAACTCGATGCTGCCGTTCCCGCGCATCCGTTGCTGGTCTATCGCGCCTGCAACCACATGGCGCTGGCGAATTCGATGGCGCTGGCGCGCGCCGGGGTGACGCCAGCGACTCCCGATCCGCCGGGAGGGCGCATCGAGCGCGATGACCATGGCAACCTGACCGGCGTTCTGCTCGAAGCGGCGATGTCGCTGGTAGCCGGTGCAGTCGAAGCGCCCGCTATCGACTGGCAGAGCGGGTTGCGCGATGCAGCGCGCGAGTATCACCGGCGCGGTATCGTCGCTGTCGGCGAGGCGGCGTTGGGGCATGTCAACGGGGTGCGCGATCTGGAGATCGTCGCTGATGCGATCCGTGGCGGCGGGATCGGTCTGCGGATGTATGTAATGGCGTATGGCGATGTCGCAGCGCAGATGCTGGAGGCTGCCGAAGCAGGCGCATGGCGCGAGGTGTGGCGTGACGACGGGTGGTTGCGCTTTGGCGCGATCAAGTATTTTGCAGACGGAACGCTTGGCGGCGGCACGGCGTGGCTGACCGAAGAGTATGGCGATGAGCCGGGCAATCGCGGTTTTCCGCTGCTGGCGGCGGAGGAACTCGATGCGCGAGTGCTCCGCGCGCACCGCGCCGGGTTTCAGGTGGCGATCCACGCCATTGGCGACGCAGCCGTGACCATGGCGCTCGACGCATATGAGCGCGCACTGACCGTGCTTCCTCGTTCCGATCATCGCCACCGCATCGAACATGTCGAGGTCATCCATCCCGGTCTGCCGGAACGTTTCGCGCGTCTGCGAGTCGTCGCTGCTATACAGTCCTGTTTTACCTTTTGGGAAGAGGGGGACGTGACCCGGTTGGGACCGGAACTGGCGCCCTGGGGACACGCCTGGGGCGCATTGCAGCGCGCTGGCGTTGTGCTGGCGAACGGTTCGGATAACCCGGTGTTGCCGGATTTTGCGCCGTTGCAGGGAATCGCGGCGGCGGTGACGCGCATGGCGCACAATGGTCGCCGTATTGCCCCACATCAGGCAATCGGTTTGATGGATGCGATCCGTAGTTATACGTGGGGCAGCGCCTATGCCGCGTTCGCCGAACGCGATCAGGGGGCGCTGGCGCCCGGCAGGTACGCCGATATTGCCGTTCTCAGCGAGAGCCTGCTGGATGTCGAACCGGAGCGTAGTGCTCGTGTTCCGGTTGTGATGACCGTCGCTGGCGGGACGGTTGTGTATGAACAATAG
- the cmr4 gene encoding type III-B CRISPR module RAMP protein Cmr4, with product MAIYKRRRYLLMTLDPVHIGAGSYRLGRVDNSIVREPGTRVPKIPGTSLHGAARSYAAQLYETPEAAGQTHDTVTNPEQNPVCYTFGYIKKSNNGQDVKAYSGVVNVFDAHIVLFPVHSLVGPVWVGTVERLREAGFEMSNVPDGWAKEVALLTFARRDPLNLGWLMLNRGGQVTVNAPTNWQTDRWNAIENKIALVHESIFSHIVNSNLEVRTSVSINPETGAAEDKALFTYEAIPRATFLTAEVVLDDYRAKFESVSQNKNSLPSNAVWQSPLDVLDAGLRLIEWLGVGGMGTRGFGRIAIVGQPQEEDYGQQSNAAQSPSGEGATTP from the coding sequence ATGGCGATCTACAAGCGACGACGTTATCTCTTAATGACCCTTGATCCGGTGCACATTGGCGCTGGCAGCTACCGCCTGGGGCGTGTGGACAACAGCATCGTGCGCGAGCCGGGCACACGGGTGCCGAAAATCCCCGGTACCAGTCTCCACGGCGCGGCTCGCTCTTACGCTGCCCAACTGTATGAAACGCCCGAAGCTGCTGGTCAAACGCACGACACGGTGACCAATCCTGAGCAGAATCCAGTGTGTTATACCTTTGGCTACATCAAGAAAAGCAATAACGGACAAGACGTCAAAGCCTACTCTGGCGTGGTCAACGTCTTCGACGCGCACATCGTGCTCTTCCCGGTGCATTCGCTGGTTGGACCGGTGTGGGTCGGCACGGTCGAGCGGTTGCGTGAGGCAGGTTTTGAAATGAGCAACGTGCCCGATGGGTGGGCAAAGGAGGTGGCACTGTTAACATTTGCGCGCCGAGATCCGCTCAACCTGGGATGGTTGATGCTCAACAGGGGCGGGCAGGTCACCGTGAATGCGCCGACTAACTGGCAGACCGATCGCTGGAACGCGATTGAGAACAAGATCGCATTGGTACATGAGTCCATCTTCAGCCACATCGTCAACAGCAACCTCGAAGTGCGCACCTCGGTGAGTATCAACCCCGAAACCGGCGCTGCCGAGGATAAGGCGCTCTTCACTTATGAAGCCATCCCCCGCGCCACGTTTCTAACCGCTGAAGTGGTGCTGGATGACTATCGAGCGAAATTCGAATCAGTTTCGCAAAATAAAAACTCTCTACCCAGCAATGCCGTCTGGCAATCGCCGCTCGATGTGCTCGATGCCGGTCTGCGTCTGATCGAGTGGCTGGGCGTTGGCGGTATGGGCACACGCGGCTTCGGACGGATCGCCATTGTCGGTCAGCCTCAGGAAGAGGATTATGGTCAGCAGTCCAATGCTGCGCAGTCACCATCCGGTGAAGGAGCGACAACGCCGTAA